From a single Vibrio toranzoniae genomic region:
- a CDS encoding CBS domain-containing protein, translating into MHSIKVKDYMTKQVVTFTPDMPLSLALDKVMRSPHMGGPVIDDNEQVIGFLSEQDLLDKLVKVSYFCQDTHIVRDCMYQEVLSVSPELSIIELADMMQVGKPKAYPVIDNKKLVGMITRSDVLRAIGKNLNECFKHQV; encoded by the coding sequence ATGCATTCAATAAAAGTGAAAGATTACATGACGAAGCAGGTTGTGACATTCACTCCTGATATGCCTTTAAGTCTAGCGTTAGATAAAGTGATGCGAAGTCCTCATATGGGCGGACCTGTAATTGACGATAACGAGCAAGTTATCGGTTTCCTCTCGGAACAAGATTTATTAGACAAACTGGTCAAGGTTAGCTACTTCTGCCAAGACACACACATTGTGCGCGATTGCATGTACCAAGAGGTGTTATCGGTATCGCCTGAATTGTCCATTATTGAATTGGCAGACATGATGCAGGTTGGCAAGCCTAAAGCTTACCCAGTGATTGATAATAAAAAACTGGTGGGCATGATAACAAGATCGGATGTTTTAAGAGCAATAGGCAAGAATTTAAATGAATGCTTCAAACATCAGGTATAG
- a CDS encoding peptidylprolyl isomerase, with protein MIILSTNVGDIEIELNLEKAPVSSKNFLKYCQDGFYEGTTFHRVIEGFMIQGGGHTIDMTEKPTRAPIVNEANRGLKNVIGSVAMARTDSPHSATAQFFINLDNNDFLDHTSTTNAGWGYAVFGKVSAGMDVVNKIAAAPTTIRWGHEDVPCEDIVITKVSINE; from the coding sequence ATGATCATTCTGAGCACCAACGTTGGCGATATCGAAATTGAACTCAACCTTGAGAAAGCACCTGTCAGCTCTAAAAACTTCCTTAAATACTGCCAAGATGGTTTCTACGAAGGCACCACATTTCACCGTGTTATTGAAGGTTTCATGATTCAAGGAGGTGGACACACTATCGACATGACAGAAAAACCAACTCGTGCACCCATCGTCAACGAAGCAAACCGTGGCTTGAAGAATGTAATTGGCTCTGTGGCGATGGCTCGTACAGACTCACCACATTCTGCGACAGCACAATTCTTTATCAACCTTGATAACAATGACTTTTTAGACCACACCTCTACCACAAATGCAGGCTGGGGCTATGCTGTATTTGGTAAAGTATCTGCGGGCATGGATGTGGTCAACAAAATCGCTGCCGCACCAACTACCATACGTTGGGGACATGAAGATGTGCCTTGCGAAGATATCGTGATCACTAAAGTCAGCATCAACGAATAG
- the udp gene encoding uridine phosphorylase, whose amino-acid sequence MSQAVFHLGVTEADLNGATLAIIPGDPARVQKIAEEMENPVFLASHREYTLYRAELDGKSVVVCSTGIGGPSTSIAVEELAQLGVRTFLRVGTTGAIQPHVKVGDMIVSTGSVRLDGASLHFAPMEFPAVADFDVATAMKAAVEESGADVHMGVTASSDTFYPGQERYDTFSGRVVKRFQGSMQEWQDMGVLNFEMESATLLTMCASSGLKAGCVAGVIINRTQKETPDHDTLKVTEARSIKVVVEAARKML is encoded by the coding sequence ATGTCTCAAGCTGTTTTCCACTTAGGTGTTACTGAAGCAGATCTTAACGGTGCTACTCTTGCGATCATCCCTGGTGATCCTGCTCGTGTACAAAAAATTGCAGAAGAGATGGAAAATCCAGTCTTTCTTGCTAGCCACCGTGAATACACACTTTACCGTGCAGAGCTAGACGGCAAGTCAGTTGTGGTGTGCTCAACAGGTATTGGTGGCCCATCTACTTCTATCGCAGTTGAAGAGCTTGCTCAACTTGGTGTTCGCACCTTCCTACGTGTTGGTACGACGGGTGCTATCCAACCACACGTAAAAGTGGGAGATATGATTGTTTCAACGGGTTCGGTTCGTCTAGACGGTGCTAGCTTGCACTTCGCACCGATGGAGTTCCCAGCGGTTGCTGACTTTGACGTTGCAACGGCGATGAAAGCGGCAGTTGAAGAATCAGGTGCAGACGTTCACATGGGCGTAACCGCTTCAAGTGATACTTTCTACCCAGGTCAAGAGCGTTACGATACATTCTCTGGTCGCGTTGTTAAGCGTTTCCAAGGTTCGATGCAAGAATGGCAAGACATGGGGGTTCTAAACTTTGAAATGGAATCAGCCACACTACTAACAATGTGTGCAAGTTCTGGTTTGAAGGCGGGTTGTGTTGCTGGTGTCATCATCAACCGTACTCAAAAAGAAACGCCTGATCACGACACTCTAAAAGTGACTGAAGCACGCTCAATCAAAGTCGTTGTAGAAGCTGCCCGTAAAATGCTTTAA
- a CDS encoding glycosyl transferase family protein gives MSSILECIRTVGRGERGRKPLSFEQAYRIMDEYLSGKVGDDQMAMLLMLIRVQNETNEEIAGFVKAFQSRVPDLGADIDWPCYAGKRNDTASGKPWNLLAAKILADNGYKVLMHGYMDKPSGRTHVETYLDLVGVRRAADPQDAKQILEVDGIAYLPLVNFAPEAQTMIGWKHRYGLRTPINTVVRALNPGGGRLGLRGSFHPGFPQLHAEVEHVIGNKSHSVISFKGMNGESEYNPKVSQTVWMSSPEKVESFYWEGTMNAELPLPSECVLGTPEDEMELMANSVVDSMTAILFAETHDKAEAYAKALHLWEVYCES, from the coding sequence ATGAGTAGTATTTTAGAGTGTATTCGTACTGTTGGACGAGGGGAAAGAGGGCGTAAGCCTTTATCGTTCGAACAAGCCTATCGCATCATGGATGAGTATTTAAGCGGAAAGGTCGGTGACGACCAAATGGCGATGCTATTGATGTTAATTCGTGTACAAAATGAAACCAACGAAGAGATAGCTGGCTTTGTAAAAGCATTCCAATCACGAGTGCCTGACTTGGGCGCTGATATCGATTGGCCTTGCTACGCCGGTAAGCGGAACGATACCGCTAGTGGTAAACCGTGGAACTTACTTGCGGCGAAGATATTGGCAGACAATGGCTATAAAGTCTTGATGCATGGTTATATGGATAAGCCAAGCGGTCGTACACACGTTGAGACTTATTTAGATCTCGTTGGTGTCCGTAGAGCGGCCGATCCACAAGACGCGAAACAGATCCTAGAAGTTGATGGCATTGCATATCTACCTCTAGTGAATTTTGCTCCAGAAGCTCAAACGATGATTGGTTGGAAACACCGCTATGGGTTGAGGACGCCAATCAACACTGTAGTTAGAGCATTAAACCCAGGTGGTGGCCGTTTAGGGTTACGTGGCAGTTTCCACCCTGGTTTTCCTCAGTTGCACGCTGAAGTTGAGCATGTCATTGGCAATAAATCCCACTCGGTAATTTCATTCAAAGGCATGAATGGCGAGTCGGAATATAACCCCAAGGTTAGCCAAACGGTTTGGATGAGCTCACCTGAAAAGGTGGAGTCTTTCTATTGGGAAGGGACCATGAACGCAGAACTGCCTCTGCCTTCCGAATGTGTCTTGGGTACTCCGGAAGATGAGATGGAGCTAATGGCGAATAGTGTGGTTGACAGTATGACGGCGATTTTATTTGCAGAAACACATGACAAAGCTGAAGCCTATGCAAAAGCATTGCATCTTTGGGAAGTTTATTGTGAAAGTTAG
- a CDS encoding DMT family transporter: MMNVKSMRGELYLLFATLLAGVGWIASKLVVLEMPGPVFIGVRFFVASLILLPFCIHHIRQLSIKQILSLCGVGLLLSASLQVWVFAVSVTESLSEGAFIMSLAMIIAPFVSWILFRVKPNRAFWLSFPIAIIGMLLLTLGNGWNVEQSQIYFLLASMLLSIHFVMNKRVITNIKPIASICIQLFVVGVSGLAFASMTTQPEFEITKTLVFWFIVSAVVATSIRYLLQTVGQHSVNMEVAALIMILEPVWTLLLSVGVLGESVETQKLLGGTVIIASLFCYIKWSRRK; the protein is encoded by the coding sequence ATGATGAACGTGAAATCGATGCGTGGAGAACTTTACCTCCTATTTGCCACCCTGCTAGCTGGGGTAGGGTGGATCGCATCTAAGTTGGTGGTATTGGAAATGCCGGGGCCAGTGTTCATCGGTGTGCGATTTTTTGTTGCAAGCCTTATTTTATTGCCATTCTGTATTCATCATATTCGCCAGCTCTCGATTAAGCAGATCTTGTCTCTTTGCGGGGTGGGGTTGTTGCTGTCTGCCTCATTGCAGGTATGGGTATTTGCGGTTTCGGTAACCGAAAGCTTGTCTGAAGGGGCCTTTATCATGAGCTTAGCCATGATCATTGCGCCGTTTGTTTCTTGGATTCTGTTTCGAGTTAAGCCTAATCGTGCGTTTTGGTTGTCTTTCCCAATTGCGATCATCGGCATGTTATTACTGACCTTAGGCAACGGCTGGAATGTCGAACAGAGTCAGATCTATTTCTTATTGGCGTCGATGCTGCTCTCGATTCATTTTGTGATGAACAAGCGTGTGATTACTAACATCAAGCCAATTGCCTCGATCTGTATTCAGCTTTTCGTAGTCGGAGTCAGTGGTTTGGCGTTTGCGTCTATGACGACCCAGCCGGAATTTGAAATCACTAAAACGTTAGTGTTCTGGTTCATTGTGTCTGCGGTTGTTGCGACGTCTATTCGCTACCTATTACAAACGGTAGGCCAGCACTCTGTGAACATGGAAGTGGCGGCGCTGATCATGATTCTAGAACCAGTATGGACACTGTTACTGAGCGTTGGGGTGCTAGGAGAAAGTGTTGAAACGCAGAAGCTGCTTGGTGGTACGGTGATTATTGCTTCACTGTTTTGTTATATCAAATGGTCGAGACGAAAATAA
- a CDS encoding MATE family efflux transporter, translating into MSNQTAKFVEGSTMRHILMMSGAGSVGLMALFVVDLLDMLFISMLGQVELAAAVGFAGTLTFFATSVSIGTSIAMGALVSKAIGSKGRDQARNLSASIMLTAFVISSTVATVMFVYIPELLTAIGAKGVAAERAQAYLQILLPSGPFLALAMAAGAGLRAAGDAKRSMWATLSGGIVNAILDPLFIFGFGWNIEGAAIASVIARFSVLFFSLYPLIRSHQLVALPSLGQWRINIRPILTIAIPAIIANTATPIGNAIVTTGIAQYGEDFVAGFAVIGRLTPVCFAAIFALSGAVGPIIGQNFGAERMDRVKETLNNSLLVATIYTIAVCIVLYLAQGYVIQGFSLQGDAAIIVAAFCTYVAFTFTFNGALFVANTSFNNLGKPLYSTALNLGKATLGTLPFVYLGSQWYGALGVLYGQALGNILFGLLGILVLRHHIAELMQGSEVDHGEEDVSVVSLNTPPFCSHDAVLIDDVSANREECKKFKS; encoded by the coding sequence ATGTCAAATCAAACTGCAAAGTTTGTGGAAGGTTCAACGATGCGCCATATATTGATGATGTCGGGAGCCGGCTCTGTTGGTTTGATGGCGTTATTTGTTGTCGATTTACTCGATATGTTGTTCATCAGTATGTTAGGACAGGTTGAATTGGCTGCGGCAGTTGGTTTTGCTGGGACACTCACTTTTTTCGCCACTTCAGTTTCGATTGGTACTTCAATTGCCATGGGGGCCCTGGTATCGAAAGCGATAGGCTCCAAAGGCAGAGACCAAGCTCGAAACCTTAGTGCTAGTATTATGTTGACTGCGTTTGTCATTAGTTCCACGGTGGCTACGGTTATGTTCGTTTATATCCCAGAGTTGCTGACTGCCATTGGCGCCAAAGGCGTTGCGGCAGAACGGGCTCAAGCTTACCTACAGATTTTATTGCCAAGTGGGCCATTTCTAGCACTGGCGATGGCGGCAGGTGCTGGTTTAAGAGCGGCAGGTGATGCAAAGCGTTCGATGTGGGCGACTTTGTCAGGCGGGATCGTGAACGCGATCTTAGACCCTCTATTTATCTTTGGTTTTGGCTGGAACATAGAAGGGGCAGCAATTGCTTCTGTCATTGCACGTTTTTCGGTTCTTTTCTTTTCGCTTTATCCTCTTATTCGTAGTCATCAATTGGTTGCTCTACCTTCTTTAGGGCAGTGGCGTATTAATATTCGCCCTATTTTGACAATAGCAATTCCAGCCATTATTGCTAATACAGCAACGCCGATCGGTAATGCGATCGTGACGACTGGTATCGCACAATATGGTGAGGATTTCGTTGCTGGTTTTGCGGTCATTGGTCGTTTAACGCCTGTTTGTTTTGCCGCTATTTTTGCATTATCCGGTGCCGTGGGACCAATCATTGGCCAGAACTTCGGGGCTGAAAGAATGGACCGAGTTAAAGAAACATTGAATAACTCTTTGTTAGTGGCAACGATTTACACCATTGCTGTTTGTATTGTGTTGTATTTAGCTCAGGGCTACGTGATTCAAGGCTTTAGCCTTCAGGGAGATGCGGCCATTATTGTTGCTGCTTTCTGTACTTATGTTGCCTTTACTTTTACCTTTAATGGCGCGTTATTTGTAGCGAATACTTCTTTTAATAACCTAGGTAAGCCACTTTACTCAACGGCGCTTAACTTAGGTAAAGCGACATTAGGTACTCTGCCATTCGTGTACTTGGGTTCACAATGGTATGGCGCGTTAGGCGTGTTGTATGGACAGGCATTAGGTAATATTTTGTTTGGATTGTTGGGGATCTTGGTTCTTCGTCATCATATTGCTGAGCTTATGCAAGGATCTGAAGTGGATCATGGTGAAGAGGATGTATCGGTAGTCAGTTTGAATACCCCGCCATTTTGTTCTCATGATGCTGTTCTGATCGATGATGTGTCGGCGAATCGGGAAGAATGTAAAAAATTCAAATCATGA
- a CDS encoding zinc/cadmium/mercury/lead-transporting ATPase: protein MCAKHAVCRSTKVDVQPQAAGASCSSPKISSITAAGTSSVCCSSDAASSSSGDDCCGSDSGEEDSHSSTLSLDAKFSKSWLVAGMDCPACARKIENAISNIDGVIQAKVLFATEKLVVKFEKESLVDTIEQVSIKTGFPLTEVGAKKEKQQPETFWQAHIQPNLQIIAIAASMLIAALLRNSFPQFSEGLFIATCLLGLYPVAKKAVQLARSGTPFAIETLMSVAALGALYLGETIEAAMVLLLFLIGERLEAFASSRARSGVQALMALVPENATKIINGERTEVAVSELVPGDVIEVSAGSRLPADGQLITDSASFDESALTGESVPVEHIEGSTIMAGAVVVDKVVLITITSKQGENAIDRILHLIEEAESRKAPLERFLDKFSRWYTPLMMLVALLVIITPPLLFAQPWETWVYRGLALLLIACPCALVISTPAAITSGLAAAAKRGALIKGGAALEQLGKIQTIAFDKTGTLTEGKPQVTDIQPLSGWQQDVMLRVVGAIEVGSTHPLAQSLVAKVKELKIDIPESHNKKALIGSGVEGDVDGIKYQVLAPSKVSFDLDTDVVSQVEALEGEGKTVVIALELKHQEESTNQVTPIGLIAWQDTLRSDAKVAIERLNDLGIQSIMLTGDNPRSAAAISSKIGMQYKASLLPSDKVSYVEELSQQSHVAMVGDGINDAPAMKTANVGIAMGGGTDVALETADSALTHNRLTELPAMIELSQATMNNIRQNVALALGLKAVFLVTSLLGITGLWVAVLADTGATALVTLNALRLLRFKSKAD from the coding sequence ATGTGCGCAAAACATGCAGTGTGCCGCTCAACAAAAGTGGACGTTCAACCTCAAGCGGCAGGAGCAAGTTGCTCTAGCCCTAAAATTTCAAGCATTACCGCAGCAGGTACTTCATCTGTGTGTTGTAGTTCTGATGCTGCGTCTTCGTCGTCTGGAGATGATTGTTGCGGATCGGATAGTGGAGAGGAAGACAGTCACTCCTCAACCTTATCTCTTGATGCCAAATTCTCCAAAAGTTGGCTGGTGGCTGGAATGGACTGTCCAGCTTGTGCAAGAAAAATAGAGAACGCGATCAGTAACATTGACGGTGTGATTCAAGCGAAGGTTCTTTTTGCTACCGAAAAGTTGGTTGTGAAATTCGAAAAAGAAAGTCTCGTCGACACCATTGAACAAGTCTCTATCAAAACTGGCTTCCCACTAACCGAAGTGGGTGCGAAGAAAGAAAAACAACAACCAGAGACGTTTTGGCAAGCTCATATCCAACCTAATTTACAAATCATAGCGATTGCAGCCTCAATGCTGATCGCTGCTCTTCTGAGAAACTCGTTCCCTCAATTCAGCGAAGGCTTATTTATCGCAACCTGTTTACTTGGCTTATATCCAGTAGCGAAAAAGGCGGTTCAATTAGCGCGATCTGGGACACCTTTCGCGATAGAAACTTTAATGAGTGTAGCTGCTCTTGGTGCTCTATATCTTGGTGAAACCATTGAAGCAGCCATGGTATTACTGTTGTTCTTGATTGGTGAGCGTTTGGAGGCTTTTGCTTCATCAAGAGCAAGAAGTGGTGTGCAAGCCCTAATGGCACTGGTGCCAGAGAATGCGACTAAAATTATCAACGGCGAACGGACTGAAGTTGCAGTGAGTGAGCTGGTACCTGGTGATGTTATCGAAGTTTCTGCAGGATCTCGTTTACCCGCTGATGGTCAACTGATTACAGATTCCGCGAGTTTTGATGAAAGTGCATTGACTGGCGAATCTGTCCCTGTTGAACATATCGAAGGCAGCACCATCATGGCTGGCGCTGTTGTTGTGGATAAAGTCGTTCTTATCACTATCACATCAAAGCAGGGTGAGAATGCGATCGATCGTATTCTTCATTTGATTGAAGAGGCGGAATCTCGTAAAGCACCACTGGAACGCTTCCTTGATAAGTTCAGCCGTTGGTACACGCCATTAATGATGTTGGTTGCCTTGTTGGTGATCATCACGCCTCCACTGTTGTTCGCTCAACCTTGGGAAACCTGGGTGTATCGTGGCTTAGCCTTGTTGTTGATTGCTTGCCCTTGTGCCCTGGTTATCTCAACGCCGGCTGCCATTACTTCTGGTTTGGCTGCTGCGGCAAAACGTGGTGCGCTAATTAAAGGCGGCGCGGCACTAGAACAACTTGGCAAAATTCAAACGATTGCCTTCGATAAGACGGGTACATTGACGGAGGGGAAACCTCAGGTTACCGATATTCAGCCTCTATCGGGTTGGCAGCAAGACGTAATGTTACGCGTAGTGGGTGCTATTGAAGTCGGTTCTACTCATCCATTGGCGCAGTCGCTGGTGGCGAAAGTAAAAGAGCTGAAGATAGACATCCCAGAATCACATAATAAGAAGGCGCTGATTGGTAGTGGTGTCGAAGGTGATGTCGATGGCATTAAATACCAAGTGTTGGCTCCTTCTAAAGTCAGTTTCGATCTTGATACTGATGTTGTGTCTCAGGTAGAAGCTCTAGAAGGCGAGGGTAAGACGGTTGTTATTGCTTTAGAGCTTAAGCATCAAGAAGAATCAACAAATCAAGTGACACCTATTGGATTGATTGCGTGGCAAGATACGTTACGCAGTGACGCTAAGGTTGCGATTGAACGACTTAACGACTTGGGTATTCAATCTATCATGCTGACGGGTGACAACCCACGCAGTGCGGCTGCTATAAGTAGCAAGATTGGTATGCAATACAAGGCGAGCTTACTTCCAAGTGACAAGGTGTCTTATGTTGAAGAGCTTTCTCAACAATCGCATGTTGCGATGGTCGGGGATGGCATTAATGATGCGCCAGCGATGAAAACCGCGAATGTGGGTATCGCGATGGGCGGGGGGACTGATGTGGCCTTGGAAACGGCGGATTCAGCACTGACTCATAACCGCTTAACGGAACTGCCGGCGATGATTGAGCTATCGCAAGCAACCATGAACAATATTCGTCAAAACGTAGCACTCGCGCTTGGCTTAAAAGCCGTATTCTTGGTGACCAGTTTGCTTGGGATTACTGGTTTATGGGTTGCGGTGTTGGCTGATACTGGCGCGACCGCTCTAGTTACACTGAATGCTCTACGTCTGCTTCGATTTAAATCCAAAGCGGATTAA